The region AGCTGCGTGCTGCGCCGCAGGTTCAGATCGGTTGCACGCCACGGACCCACCTTGTCTAACGGGCCGGCGCCTTAAGCGTCGGCCCTTCCCCGGCCTTCCGAATCATCGCGACATCGGCGATCAAACAATCGCATCGGAAATTGCGACAACGCCGGCTTTCGATCCCGCGTTGTTCCAGCGTCGGCGGGCAATTCACAACTCGCGTCTCTATTTGCGCGCTATCCGGGACAAGCCGGCCTCTATCACCGATTACTCGTCACACTGTACCGAAGGAGTGAATCAATGGGCCTAAATGGGCGCTTTCCCAATCTCCTGCTCTGATGAATGAGAGTCCGATTCGTGGAAAGGGCCAAAAGACCGCGAATGTCTGAATGTGGGTCTTTCACGCCAGCCTTGACCAATCGCTGCAGTTCGGTGGCCACAGGCCCGAGTGAGTTGCACGGTGAGCGCGCTTATAACCGAAGCGCGACCCAGTCCGGTGGGTAGGCCTCACGCGTCCAGCTGCCGGCCAATCGTCGCGGCGCGCGTGTAAAGGCCAATTAGGAGCGGCAGCACTCTGTTATAGCCTGTCATCCCCCGGTAACTCGCCACACGATGTTGCCGAGATCGTCGGCGATCAGCAGCGCGCCGGCCCTGTCGACGGTCAATGCCACAGGTCGGCCAAGCGCCTTACCGTCCGATGCGATGAAACCGGTCACCACGTCTTTCGCTTTCCCACTTGGCTGTGCGCCGGCGAACGGCACCCAAACGACCTTGTAGCCGTTCAGATGACCCCGGTTCCAACTCCCATGTTCGCCGACGAAAGCGCCGCCGCGATAGGCCGGCATGCTTGCGCCATCATAAAACAGCATTCCGAGCGGCGCGACGTGAGAACTCAGGCCGAAATCCGGCATGATCGCCTTCGCCACTTTGTCCGGTCGGCGCGGCATCACGCGAGGGTCGACATTTCGGCCCCAATAGCTCCACGGCCACCCGTAAAACGCGCCGGACTTCACCGAGGTCATATAGTCTGGCACCAAATCCGGTCCGAGTTCGTCGCGTTCGTTGATGACCGCCCACAGCTCGCCGCTGGCTGGATTAAAGGTAAGGCCGTTCGGGTTGCGCAGGCCCGTCGCATAGTCGCGGTGCGCGCCGGTCCTGCGATCAACCTCCCAGATCCTTGCCCGATCCTTTTCGGCCTCCATCCCCGCCTCGGTGATGTTGCTGTTCGATCCGATGCCGACGTACAATTTGCTGCCGTCGGGACTGGCAGTCAGGCTCTTGGTCCAGTGATGGTTGATCGGGCCGCCGGGCAATTCGGTCAAGACCGTGCCGGGTGCTGTGATCTTCGTTTGCCCGGTGACGTAAGGATACCGCACGATCGCGTCGGTGTTTGCAACGTAGAGGTCCCTCCCGACCAGCACCACGCCGAACGGCGCGACGAGATTATCGAGCAGCACGGTGCGGACATCGGCTTTGCCGTCGCCGTTCGTATCACGAAGCAGGGTGATTTGGTTGGCACCGGTCACCTTGCTGTGACCAAGGCTCTGAACGAACCCCACGACTATGTCCTTCGGACGTGTCACCGGCTCGCTCGGCGGCTTCGGTTCTACAGCCAAAATGTCGCCATTGGGCAGCGCATAGACGTTTCGCACGTTTTTGAGGCCGGTCGCGAAAGCGGAGATCTTCAGGCCCGGGGCTACCATTGGAATCCTGTCGCCCCAGGCTTCCGGGCTGGCGACGTGCATCGGTGGAACGAGATACTGGTTCTGCGCGGGCAATTTCGGGTTTGGACCGATCTGTTCGGTGGTATCGCCGCCGGCTCCGCTGCAACCGGTCAAGGCAAGGGCGCCAACGGCGCTGGCGAACATTAACGTCGCGCGCATTACTTCAACTCCTGCCGGGCTTCGAGCGAATATCCCATCCAGCTCGTCGCTACCGCGAGAACCGCGACGATGGCCGATAAGATCAGCCCGGCGGGCATCACCGATGTCCATGCATCGCGGCTATGGATAAAGGCGTTGATCAAGGCGAGCATCATCATCAACCCGACGCCGATGCTGTGCGGCCAGGGCCGCCGGCGCGGTACGCCGCGATGCATGACGGCATCGGCTATACCGGCGATGGCGGCCAGCAGGCCCATTAACAATCCGCCGGCGATCAGCCACACCGAGAAGTTCGCCCACTGCATCTGTGCCGTGTTGGCATAGGCTATGTCGCTGACCAATGCGGCCGAGAAGAAAGCGAGAGGGTAAGCGGCCAGCATGCCGTGAATCGGATGGGAGCCAGAGGCTTGACGGTAGAGAGGTTCGGTCGCCATGACGTTCGTCCGTCTTTGAGGAACCTATCATACGCCCGGCAGATGCCTTGCGTTCCGATCCACCCGCTCCCCTCACGTTCGCGCCTTTTTGGTTCGAATTTCTCCGGCAGCCGAGGTCTATTTGAAGGCCACCGTCGCACCGATAGCCACCGGGCAACTCCGCTGTATTCCAGTTGGCCTGACTATTTGGCGCGCGGCGGCATCTCCCGGTTCAGGAATGCCACGGCATGGTCCAGAACCGGCCCCTTGCTCCGAAACGGCTTGGACAATGCCATGACGATGTTTTCGTGGCTAAGCCCTGGATAGTCTTCGTGCAGGACGCGGCCTCCCATCGCCTTGATCCGGGCGGTGAGATTGATTGCGTTGTGGGCGCGAACCTGTACGTCGTCACCGGCGGAGACCAGCAGCATCGGCGCGGCATCGGCGCGGGCGAACTGGATTGGCTGGGTCATCACGGGATCTGCTGCACCGCGCATAGCATCGGCGGCGCGCTGTACCGTGAAGGGATAGAAGTCGTAAGGCCCGCATAGCCCGACCGCCGCCTTGATGACATGCGGGTCGACATTCTCGGCGCGCAGCCAGCGCTGATCGAGCGTCAGCATCGCGACCGTGTACGCACCGGCCGAATGGCCAGCGAGGGCGATGCGGTTCGGGTCTCCGCCGTAATCGGCGACATGATCACGCACCCACCTGACCGCTTCGGCGCCGTCCTGCAGAAACGCGGGAAAGCGCACCTGCGGTACTTTGCGATAGTCGGGGATGACGGCAACGAAGCCTCGGCGTGCCAATGCGCGACCGGCAAAGGCATAGGCCCCGCGCGATCCATGTGCCCAGCCGCCGCCGTACCAGAAGATCACGACGGGCAGGTTCTTACGCGGTCCACCGGACGGTTGCCACACGTCCAAAGCCTGACCGTGGGTGCCGAACGGCACGCCCGTGCCCGTCCGGTGAGTCCCCCGGCCACCTCCGACGATACCGTCGAGAAAGCTGAGCAGGCCGGGCGGCGAGGTCAGGGCGGCGGCGGCCATGCCTCCAAAGATAACTATGATTACTAGAGCGGCGGCATGTTTGGTTGTCAGCACGATCGTTGCCGTCCACTCGCACATGACCCAGATTGACCGCGGCGGTTCATGTCGTTTCTCACACCATTGTTCTCCGTTAATTTCCGCAGCTGACCCTTGAACGCCGAAGTTTTACCCGAAGC is a window of Sphingomonas sp. Leaf357 DNA encoding:
- a CDS encoding PQQ-dependent sugar dehydrogenase; this encodes MRATLMFASAVGALALTGCSGAGGDTTEQIGPNPKLPAQNQYLVPPMHVASPEAWGDRIPMVAPGLKISAFATGLKNVRNVYALPNGDILAVEPKPPSEPVTRPKDIVVGFVQSLGHSKVTGANQITLLRDTNGDGKADVRTVLLDNLVAPFGVVLVGRDLYVANTDAIVRYPYVTGQTKITAPGTVLTELPGGPINHHWTKSLTASPDGSKLYVGIGSNSNITEAGMEAEKDRARIWEVDRRTGAHRDYATGLRNPNGLTFNPASGELWAVINERDELGPDLVPDYMTSVKSGAFYGWPWSYWGRNVDPRVMPRRPDKVAKAIMPDFGLSSHVAPLGMLFYDGASMPAYRGGAFVGEHGSWNRGHLNGYKVVWVPFAGAQPSGKAKDVVTGFIASDGKALGRPVALTVDRAGALLIADDLGNIVWRVTGG
- a CDS encoding DUF2231 domain-containing protein — encoded protein: MATEPLYRQASGSHPIHGMLAAYPLAFFSAALVSDIAYANTAQMQWANFSVWLIAGGLLMGLLAAIAGIADAVMHRGVPRRRPWPHSIGVGLMMMLALINAFIHSRDAWTSVMPAGLILSAIVAVLAVATSWMGYSLEARQELK
- a CDS encoding alpha/beta hydrolase produces the protein MAAAALTSPPGLLSFLDGIVGGGRGTHRTGTGVPFGTHGQALDVWQPSGGPRKNLPVVIFWYGGGWAHGSRGAYAFAGRALARRGFVAVIPDYRKVPQVRFPAFLQDGAEAVRWVRDHVADYGGDPNRIALAGHSAGAYTVAMLTLDQRWLRAENVDPHVIKAAVGLCGPYDFYPFTVQRAADAMRGAADPVMTQPIQFARADAAPMLLVSAGDDVQVRAHNAINLTARIKAMGGRVLHEDYPGLSHENIVMALSKPFRSKGPVLDHAVAFLNREMPPRAK